A single genomic interval of Melanotaenia boesemani isolate fMelBoe1 chromosome 4, fMelBoe1.pri, whole genome shotgun sequence harbors:
- the LOC121638974 gene encoding lysozyme g-like: protein MGSSLSSTRSSSSSSSDEDSDYGNIMDVETTGASWQTAQQDNLGYSGVPASHKMAEMDAERMNKYKKKIQSVAEIFGIDPAIIAAIISRESRAGNTLDDGWGDWNPKRNAYNAFGLMQVDTNPEGGNHSPEGEWDSEEHLNQGTEILIEFIEKISWKFSNWSTEQKLKGGLAAYNMGDGNVHSYNNVDQHTTGGDYSNDVVARAQWYKKYF from the exons ATGGGAAGCTCACTTAGCTCAACAAGATCTTCCAGCTCTTCCAGCTCAGATGAGGATTCTG ACTATGGTAACATCATGGACGTTGAAACTACGGGAGCTTCATGGCAAACAGCTCAGCAGGACAACCTGGGTTATTCAG GTGTACCTGCTTCACACAAAATGGCCGAGATGGATGcagaaagaatgaataaatacaaaaaaaaaatccaaagtgTGGCAGAAATATTTGGAATTGATCCAGCTATTATTGCTGCCATCATCTCCAGAGAGTCCAGGGCTGGAAATACTCTCGACGATGGCTGGGGAGACTGGAACCCAAAGAGGAATGCATATAATGCCTTTGGACTGATGCAG GTTGACACCAACCCAGAAGGAGGTAATCATTCTCCAGAAGGAGAATGGGACAGTGAGGAGCATCTCAACCAAGGCACTGAGATTCTAATTGAATTTATTGAGAAGATCAGTTGGAAGTTTTCCAACTGGAGCACGGAGCAGAAGCTGAAAG GAGGGTTAGCTGCCTACAACATGGGGGATGGAAATGTGCATTCTTACAACAATGTGGATCAACACACTACAGGTGGAGACTACTCAAATGATGTTGTTGCCAGGGCTCAGTggtacaaaaaatatttttaa
- the LOC121638307 gene encoding lysozyme g-like: MSYGDIMRVETTGASSQTARQDGLSYAGVAASEKMAQKDADRMMKYNSKISSVGKRNGISPALIAGIISRESRAGSALQNGWGDHGNAWGLMQVDVNPHGGGHTAVGAWDSEEHLNQGTGILVDSIKQIKNKFPSWTAEQQLKGGIAAYNMGVGNVRTIKNMDVGSTGGDYSSDVVARAQWYGRNGY; this comes from the exons ATGA GTTATGGAGACATTATGAGAGTTGAAACCACAGGAGCTTCATCGCAAACAGCTCGACAGGATGGACTGAGCTACGCAG GCGTGGCTGCATCAGAAAAAATGGCACAGAAAGATGCTGACAGAATGATGAAATACAACTCAAAAATCAGCTCAGTGGGAAAGAGAAATGGAATTTCTCCTGCTCTTATCGCTGGCATCATTTCTAGAGAATCCAGGGCTGGAAGTGCTCTCCAGAACGGCTGGGGGGACCACGGAAACGCCTGGGGACTGATGCAG GTTGATGTCAATCCACATGGAGGTGGACACACTGCAGTGGGTGCGTGGGACAGTGAGGAACATCTTAACCAAGGCACTGGAATTCTTGTTGATTCCATTAAACAGATCAAGAATAAATTCCCTAGCTGGACTGCAGAGCAGCAGCTGAAAG GAGGGATAGCAGCCTACAACATGGGGGTTGGCAATGTCCGCACAATCAAAAACATGGACGTCGGCTCAACAGGTGGAGACTACTCCAGTGATGTTGTTGCCAGAGCTCAGTGGTACGGACGTAACGGATATTAA